The Capsicum annuum cultivar UCD-10X-F1 chromosome 3, UCD10Xv1.1, whole genome shotgun sequence genomic sequence CGTAGTATAGTGTCTAAAGCATGATGAACCGATAGATAATATACCTCCATCAGCTTGCCAAGATCAAATTTAGGGGCCTTGAGGATCTTGACCTTTCGGATATAAACATTTTGTAGGGGGAAGATGCTGGAAGTTGCCTTCTCAATCTCCCTGCCAATTGATTCAGGGATGAATTTGGCAACCAAATCCTTCAAGTCACAGGAACTTGCTTGGGTCCTCATGATCTCAACCATCTTTCTACGGATCTAACACAATACGAAAGATATTCTTGTCAGCGACCAAATCGAACTATCCAAGACATGATGATGACAGCAACAAACATATTATGTCTCTGCATAAGTCAGGCCAAGCAGATAGTCTATACCTGACGGATCTGGCTGCTCTGAGCATAACAGGTACGCTTCTGCTGGTTTGGACGCTTCTTTGTAAAAGCAATGCAGAACATCCTGAGAGTATAGCTGTCGGTGGTCTTGACATCCACATGAGCCTCAATCAAAGTCTGCCATTTGCGGACCAGGGACCTCAACTTGTCCGTAGTGAAGTCCATTCCCTATAAtaacttaacaaatttagaactGAATATATCACCATGTGTAACCTCTGAAGCAGTGTGAAGAAATGACTGACTAAAAGGAACATCTTACATAGAAGTTTGTGAGGACATTCCTCCCTTGCACATCTTCCGCTCTCAATCGGATCTTCCTAAAAGCCTGATCTTCATCCTTCTGAAGATCAGCTAAACTAACTTCAAATACTCTATGTTTTAAGCCCTCTGAAGCAATCTGAAAGGAAAACCAAACAATTATTCCTGTCAGAAAGAGCACTTACAATGATATCTTTTAATTCCAAGAAATGAAAAATCCCTAGTCTCATATACAAGAATAAGCTCCCTATTTTTTAAGGAGCAGAGTTAACAATCACACAAGTAGCAGAACCACAAAACAACATGAAACAGAGTAAAGCTAGCGTAAAACTTCTCTAGATATGTATCAGCATCCACGCATACAGGAAAATAACCAGATAGGAATACAAGCAATTGCCATCCCACATTTCTATACATTTAAGTTACAGAATAGCAACGACACATCATAACCTGAAATTAAAGAATTCAACTTATCTGCACATCCAGTAACATGTAAATTATCTTGGCAAACCAGCTCTCACCAACAGGCAACATCAATTTt encodes the following:
- the LOC107862857 gene encoding 40S ribosomal protein S3a, with translation MAVGKNKRISKGKKGGKKKAADPYAKKDWYDIKAPSVFEVKNVGKTLVTRTQGTKIASEGLKHRVFEVSLADLQKDEDQAFRKIRLRAEDVQGRNVLTNFYGMDFTTDKLRSLVRKWQTLIEAHVDVKTTDSYTLRMFCIAFTKKRPNQQKRTCYAQSSQIRQIRRKMVEIMRTQASSCDLKDLVAKFIPESIGREIEKATSSIFPLQNVYIRKVKILKAPKFDLGKLMEVHGDYSEDVGVKMDRPADETVAEAEAEVPGA